A genomic window from Terriglobia bacterium includes:
- a CDS encoding SDR family oxidoreductase yields the protein METWRGKWALVTGASAGIGKALAEQLAAGGTNLVLTARRRERLEELAGKFTVKGVRVEIVVADLADPGAPEAIHAFTKKKDIDVELLINNAGFGAYGELHKLALPRLLEMVQVNCSAVVHLTRLYVPEMVARRRGGILILASTAAFQAVPYISTYAATKAFDLLFAEGLAEEMKPHGVRVCALCPGSTESEFHDVAGQAHLAASKKRETAEKVARTGLRALAAGKSYVISGTGNYLGTHGQRLVPRRFVTRIAAGMFKPGK from the coding sequence ATGGAAACCTGGCGGGGGAAGTGGGCGCTGGTGACGGGGGCCAGCGCGGGGATCGGCAAGGCGCTGGCCGAACAGCTGGCGGCGGGCGGCACGAACCTGGTGCTGACCGCGCGGCGCCGCGAGCGGCTGGAGGAACTGGCCGGCAAGTTCACGGTCAAGGGCGTGCGTGTGGAGATCGTCGTGGCGGACCTGGCCGACCCCGGAGCGCCGGAGGCCATCCACGCCTTCACCAAAAAGAAAGATATCGACGTCGAGCTGCTGATCAACAACGCGGGCTTCGGCGCCTATGGCGAGCTGCACAAGCTGGCGCTGCCGCGGCTGCTGGAAATGGTGCAGGTGAACTGCAGCGCGGTGGTGCATCTGACGCGGCTCTACGTGCCGGAGATGGTCGCGCGGCGGCGGGGCGGCATCCTGATCCTGGCCTCCACCGCGGCGTTTCAGGCCGTGCCGTACATCTCCACCTACGCGGCGACCAAGGCTTTCGATCTGCTCTTCGCCGAGGGGCTGGCGGAGGAGATGAAGCCGCACGGCGTGCGCGTCTGCGCCCTCTGCCCCGGCTCGACGGAGTCGGAGTTCCACGACGTGGCCGGGCAGGCGCATCTAGCGGCTTCGAAAAAGAGAGAGACCGCGGAAAAAGTGGCGCGCACGGGCCTGCGCGCGCTGGCTGCGGGCAAGAGCTACGTCATCTCCGGCACCGGCAACTACCTGGGAACGCACGGGCAGCGCCTGGTGCCGCGGCGCTTCGTGACGCGCATCGCCGCCGGCATGTTCAAGCCCGGAAAGTAG
- a CDS encoding D-glycerate dehydrogenase codes for MPRPKILSTRPLFETARRILDATCDVEYWTPPERISREELLRRVHDKEGLVCLLTERVNDELLAAAPKLCIAANVAVGFDNIDVPACTRRGVAATNTPGVLDETTADFAWTLLMAVARRIGEGEQLARSGNWKGWDLDQLCGTDVWGKTLGILGFGRIGRAVARRAAGFQMKVLYHDAMRAPQGAERELHVEYRDFNALLAESDFLSVHVPLLAETHGLLSGPQFARMKPTAFLINTSRGPVIDEAALVHALETGKIAGAALDVYENEPFILPGLKRPNTVLAPHLASASLETRTKMACMAAENVVARLTGKRPPNLLNPEVLQAR; via the coding sequence ATGCCCCGACCCAAAATTCTCTCTACCCGGCCCTTGTTCGAGACGGCCCGCCGGATTCTGGATGCCACCTGCGACGTGGAATACTGGACCCCGCCCGAGCGCATCAGCCGCGAAGAGCTGCTGCGCCGGGTGCACGACAAAGAGGGGCTGGTGTGCCTGCTGACAGAGCGCGTCAACGACGAACTGCTGGCCGCCGCGCCCAAGCTGTGCATCGCCGCCAACGTCGCCGTGGGCTTCGACAACATCGACGTGCCGGCGTGCACGCGCCGCGGCGTCGCCGCCACCAACACCCCCGGGGTGCTCGACGAAACCACCGCCGATTTCGCCTGGACCCTGCTGATGGCCGTGGCCCGGCGCATCGGCGAAGGCGAGCAGCTCGCGCGCTCCGGAAACTGGAAGGGCTGGGATCTCGACCAGCTCTGCGGCACCGACGTGTGGGGCAAGACGCTGGGCATTCTGGGCTTCGGGCGCATCGGCCGCGCGGTGGCCCGCCGTGCCGCGGGCTTCCAGATGAAAGTGCTCTACCACGACGCGATGCGCGCGCCGCAAGGGGCGGAACGCGAGCTGCATGTGGAATACCGCGACTTCAACGCGCTGCTCGCCGAGAGCGATTTCCTGAGCGTGCATGTGCCGCTGCTTGCGGAGACGCACGGCCTGCTCAGCGGGCCGCAGTTCGCGCGCATGAAGCCCACCGCGTTCCTCATCAACACCTCGCGCGGGCCGGTGATAGACGAGGCCGCGCTGGTGCACGCCCTCGAGACCGGCAAGATCGCCGGAGCGGCCCTGGACGTCTACGAGAACGAACCGTTCATTCTTCCCGGCCTGAAGCGCCCGAACACCGTGCTCGCGCCGCATCTGGCTTCGGCCTCCCTCGAGACGCGCACCAAGATGGCCTGCATGGCCGCGGAGAACGTCGTGGCCAGACTCACTGGCAAGCGCCCGCCGAACCTCCTGAATCCGGAGGTGCTGCAAGCGCGCTAA
- a CDS encoding (Fe-S)-binding protein, with product MVPQAPRPAISGLVPAYEDYAHCTHCGLCLNHCPTYRLWKLEADSPRGRIRQMILVEQGELAAGPIFVQHMDQCLDCRACETACPAGVEYGKLIEYARARIEKEYRRPLLARMAREFVYRRLLPFPRRIAAAARLTRFYQRSGLQWLARRSGALRLLGLADRERLLPRMDDDPFFFEQLGKVFPAQGTRRARVAFFAGCVAQVSFARLNEATIRVLTANGCEVAVPGGQLCCGALAAHAGVRDAARDLARRNLAVFQNGNFDAVITNAAGCGSTLKEYAHLFSAGEPEHAQALAFQAKMRDVSEFLAALGLSAPLKSMPLRVTYQDSCHLLHGQKVKDAPRQLLRAIPGVEFVELPYTEICCGSAGVYNVTQTEASLELLAEKMKHAAKTKAQAIVTANPGCLLQLRAGAEIHNTGQEVLHVVELLDRALR from the coding sequence ATGGTCCCGCAAGCACCGCGCCCGGCAATCTCCGGCCTCGTTCCCGCGTACGAAGACTACGCGCACTGCACGCACTGCGGCCTGTGCCTGAATCACTGCCCTACCTACCGGCTGTGGAAGCTGGAAGCGGACTCGCCGCGCGGGCGCATCCGGCAGATGATCCTCGTCGAGCAGGGCGAGCTGGCCGCCGGCCCCATCTTCGTGCAGCACATGGACCAGTGCCTGGATTGCCGGGCCTGCGAAACGGCGTGTCCCGCGGGCGTCGAGTACGGCAAACTCATCGAATACGCGCGCGCGCGAATTGAGAAGGAGTATCGCCGCCCGCTGCTGGCGCGGATGGCGCGCGAGTTCGTGTATCGCCGGCTGCTGCCGTTTCCGCGGCGCATCGCCGCCGCGGCGCGGCTCACGCGTTTCTACCAGCGCAGCGGGCTGCAGTGGCTGGCGCGCAGGAGCGGCGCACTGCGCCTGCTGGGCCTCGCCGACCGCGAGCGGCTCCTGCCGCGCATGGACGACGATCCATTTTTCTTCGAGCAACTGGGCAAGGTTTTCCCCGCGCAGGGAACGCGGCGCGCGCGCGTGGCCTTTTTTGCCGGCTGCGTCGCGCAGGTCAGCTTCGCGCGGCTCAACGAAGCCACCATCCGCGTGCTCACCGCCAACGGCTGCGAGGTGGCCGTGCCCGGCGGACAGCTTTGCTGCGGCGCACTGGCCGCGCACGCCGGGGTGCGCGACGCCGCGCGCGATCTGGCCCGCCGCAACCTCGCCGTCTTCCAGAACGGCAATTTCGACGCCGTCATCACCAACGCCGCCGGCTGCGGCTCCACGCTCAAGGAGTACGCGCACCTGTTTTCCGCCGGCGAGCCGGAGCACGCCCAGGCACTCGCCTTTCAGGCCAAGATGCGCGACGTCAGCGAATTCCTCGCCGCGCTGGGGCTCTCCGCGCCCCTGAAGAGCATGCCCCTGCGCGTCACCTACCAGGACTCCTGCCACCTGCTGCACGGACAGAAGGTGAAAGACGCGCCGCGGCAGCTGCTGCGCGCCATCCCCGGCGTGGAATTCGTGGAATTGCCGTACACGGAGATCTGCTGCGGCTCGGCGGGGGTGTACAACGTCACGCAGACGGAAGCGTCGCTGGAGTTGCTGGCCGAAAAGATGAAGCACGCCGCGAAGACCAAGGCGCAAGCCATCGTCACCGCCAACCCCGGCTGCTTGCTGCAGCTGCGCGCCGGCGCCGAAATCCACAACACCGGGCAGGAAGTCCTGCACGTCGTCGAACTCCTCGACCGCGCCCTACGCTAG
- a CDS encoding DUF4147 domain-containing protein — translation MADLKQLARRIFRDTLAAIDIPETMRRKMQREDTRIRCGSAVVDLREFRALQVIAYGKASHALAEGLAGVLGPEFPFAGIVSAPTAPQRPLAGLRYFTGGHPLPNEASLAAAQEILARVTGCEERTLLIFLLSGGGSALVEQLLMPGAALADVQALHQALVTCGAPIDAMNAVRKHFSAVKGGRLAAAAPRATKLAYGVSDVPPGRESALASGPTIPDPTTCADAERVLADYALREKLPPRIQEWLARNPLVETPKPGDPAFARSHFTLLLGMDDLFHSAQAAAEAAGCVVRCDNSTDDWPVRDAVDHLLAQLENLRAAHPGRRVALVADGEVSSPVTGGGTGGRNAAFVLACVEKLAGRSVAVLSAGTDGIDGNSSAAGAVADGQTLARARAARLDPEDAFRRSDSGTFFSQLGDALVTGPTGNNLRDLRILLAD, via the coding sequence ATGGCGGATCTGAAACAGCTCGCCCGCCGCATTTTCCGGGACACCCTCGCGGCCATCGACATCCCGGAAACGATGCGCCGCAAGATGCAGCGTGAAGACACCCGCATACGCTGCGGCAGCGCCGTCGTGGACCTGCGCGAGTTCCGTGCGCTGCAGGTGATCGCCTACGGGAAAGCCTCGCATGCCTTGGCCGAGGGGTTGGCCGGCGTCCTCGGCCCGGAGTTTCCTTTCGCGGGGATCGTCTCGGCGCCAACCGCGCCGCAGCGGCCGCTCGCCGGTCTGCGCTATTTCACGGGCGGGCATCCGCTGCCCAACGAAGCCAGCCTGGCGGCGGCGCAGGAGATTCTCGCGCGGGTTACGGGCTGCGAGGAACGCACGCTGCTGATCTTCCTGCTTTCGGGCGGCGGCTCGGCGCTGGTGGAGCAACTGCTCATGCCCGGGGCGGCGCTCGCGGACGTGCAGGCGCTGCACCAGGCCCTGGTCACCTGCGGCGCGCCGATTGACGCCATGAATGCGGTGCGCAAGCACTTCTCCGCCGTAAAAGGCGGGCGCCTGGCGGCGGCCGCGCCGCGCGCCACGAAGCTCGCCTACGGGGTCAGCGACGTGCCGCCCGGCCGCGAATCGGCGCTGGCTTCCGGGCCCACGATCCCCGATCCGACCACTTGCGCGGATGCCGAGCGCGTTCTGGCAGATTACGCACTGCGGGAAAAGCTGCCCCCGCGCATACAGGAATGGCTGGCGCGGAATCCGCTGGTCGAAACACCCAAACCGGGCGACCCGGCCTTCGCGCGCTCGCACTTCACGCTGCTGCTGGGCATGGACGACTTGTTTCACTCCGCGCAGGCCGCGGCGGAAGCGGCGGGCTGCGTCGTGCGCTGCGACAATTCGACCGACGATTGGCCGGTGCGCGATGCCGTGGACCATCTCCTGGCGCAACTCGAAAACTTGCGCGCCGCGCATCCCGGACGGCGCGTGGCGCTCGTCGCCGACGGCGAAGTGAGTTCGCCGGTGACGGGCGGCGGAACCGGCGGGCGCAATGCGGCCTTCGTCCTGGCCTGCGTGGAGAAACTTGCCGGGCGGAGCGTCGCGGTGCTCAGCGCCGGCACGGACGGGATCGACGGCAACAGCTCCGCGGCGGGCGCGGTGGCCGATGGCCAGACGCTGGCGCGGGCGCGCGCGGCTCGCCTGGACCCCGAAGACGCCTTCCGGCGCAGCGATTCGGGCACGTTTTTCTCGCAGCTCGGCGACGCCCTCGTCACCGGCCCCACCGGCAACAACCTCCGCGACCTGCGCATCCTGCTCGCGGATTGA
- a CDS encoding sigma-70 family RNA polymerase sigma factor: MPIPQHPREDDLLRRAVRGDQEAFAQIYRAHQATLYRFALRMTGSAWTAEEIVQEVFLTLFRQPGSFDPARGELGAFLFGIARNHLRKQFSRRPNEIPLDAEGELPPGARPAAAGSGNGAMNPAAWAEQRQQAGQVRRAVLELPEEFREAVVLCDLEELSYEEAARLLECPIGTVRSRLHRGRALLLARLELLREQPRKEVIP; this comes from the coding sequence ATGCCCATCCCACAGCATCCACGCGAAGACGATCTGCTGCGGCGAGCCGTCCGGGGCGATCAAGAGGCCTTTGCGCAGATTTACCGGGCGCACCAGGCGACGCTCTACCGCTTCGCCCTGCGCATGACCGGCAGCGCCTGGACGGCGGAAGAGATTGTGCAGGAGGTCTTTCTGACGCTGTTTCGCCAACCCGGCTCCTTCGACCCTGCGCGCGGCGAGCTGGGCGCCTTTCTTTTCGGCATTGCGCGCAATCACCTGCGGAAACAGTTTTCGCGCCGGCCCAACGAAATTCCCCTGGACGCCGAGGGGGAGCTGCCTCCCGGAGCCAGGCCCGCGGCGGCCGGGAGCGGAAACGGTGCGATGAACCCGGCGGCCTGGGCCGAGCAGCGCCAACAGGCCGGACAGGTGCGCCGCGCGGTGCTGGAGCTGCCCGAGGAGTTCCGCGAAGCCGTGGTGCTGTGTGATCTCGAAGAATTGAGTTACGAGGAGGCGGCGCGGCTGCTCGAATGCCCCATCGGAACGGTGCGCTCGCGGCTGCATCGCGGACGGGCGCTGCTGCTGGCCCGGCTGGAGCTCCTGCGCGAGCAGCCACGCAAGGAGGTGATTCCATGA
- a CDS encoding FAD-binding protein: protein MPSRLTRELEGLLGRAAVLARAEDLILYEYDGSVEKARPDVVVFPRSTDEVSRIVRLANRYGVPIVGRGAGTGLSGGALARSGGVMLVFARMERILEVDYENLRAVVQPGVVNFDLTRAVEHAGLYFAPDPSSQKACTIGGNVSENSGGPHTLAYGVTTNHVTGLELVLTDGEIVRVGGKTSDALGYDLTGLLVGSEGTLALVTEITVRLSRKPEAVKTLLAVFHTVDDATETVVEITARAITPAACEMMDGWTLAAIEDYVHAGFPRDSGAVLLIEVEGITEAVAAQAEAVTEVCRQHNAREVRVARDAQESELLWKGRKNAFGAMGRLAPSNYVLDGVIPRSRLPQTLRYITALGRERGFQIGNIFHAGDGNLHPIILYDPRDAAQFERAVRTANDILHYCVELGGALTGEHGVGMEKNELMPLLFSEADLELMRRMRDAFNPAGNLNPGKIFPTGKGCGEVRIKAQQTGAAPLL from the coding sequence ATGCCTTCCCGCCTCACACGCGAACTCGAAGGCCTTCTTGGCCGGGCGGCGGTGCTCGCCCGGGCGGAGGATCTGATCCTCTATGAGTACGACGGGTCGGTGGAGAAGGCGCGGCCGGACGTCGTGGTATTTCCGCGCAGCACGGACGAGGTGTCGCGCATCGTGCGGCTGGCCAACCGCTACGGCGTGCCCATCGTGGGGCGCGGCGCGGGCACGGGGCTATCCGGCGGGGCGCTGGCGCGTTCGGGCGGGGTGATGCTGGTCTTTGCGCGCATGGAGCGCATTCTGGAGGTGGACTACGAGAATCTGCGAGCAGTGGTGCAGCCGGGCGTCGTCAATTTCGATCTGACGCGGGCGGTGGAGCACGCCGGGCTCTATTTCGCGCCGGACCCCTCGAGCCAGAAAGCGTGCACCATCGGCGGGAACGTCAGCGAGAACTCCGGGGGACCGCACACGCTGGCCTACGGCGTGACCACGAATCACGTGACGGGCCTGGAGCTGGTGCTGACCGACGGCGAAATCGTGCGCGTGGGCGGCAAGACCAGCGACGCGCTGGGCTACGACCTCACCGGGCTGCTGGTCGGCTCCGAGGGCACGCTGGCGCTGGTCACCGAAATCACCGTGCGGCTTTCGCGCAAGCCCGAGGCGGTGAAAACGCTGCTGGCCGTCTTCCACACCGTGGACGACGCCACGGAAACCGTGGTGGAGATCACCGCGCGCGCCATTACCCCGGCCGCCTGCGAGATGATGGACGGCTGGACGCTGGCGGCCATCGAAGACTATGTCCACGCGGGATTTCCGCGCGACAGCGGCGCGGTGCTGCTGATCGAAGTGGAGGGCATCACGGAAGCGGTGGCCGCGCAGGCCGAAGCCGTCACCGAGGTCTGCCGGCAGCACAACGCGCGCGAAGTGCGCGTGGCCCGCGACGCGCAGGAGAGCGAGCTGCTCTGGAAGGGCCGCAAGAACGCTTTCGGCGCCATGGGCCGCCTGGCTCCCAGCAACTACGTGCTCGACGGGGTGATCCCGCGCTCGCGCCTGCCGCAGACGCTGCGCTACATCACGGCGCTGGGCCGCGAGCGCGGCTTCCAGATCGGCAACATCTTTCACGCCGGCGACGGCAATCTGCACCCCATCATTCTTTACGACCCGCGCGACGCGGCGCAGTTCGAGCGGGCCGTGCGCACGGCCAACGACATTCTGCACTACTGCGTGGAGCTGGGCGGCGCGCTCACCGGGGAGCACGGCGTGGGCATGGAGAAGAACGAGCTGATGCCGCTGCTTTTCTCGGAAGCGGATCTGGAGCTGATGCGCCGCATGCGCGACGCCTTCAACCCCGCGGGCAATCTGAATCCCGGCAAGATTTTCCCCACCGGAAAGGGCTGCGGCGAGGTGCGCATCAAAGCGCAGCAGACAGGAGCGGCGCCGCTGCTATGA
- the acs gene encoding acetate--CoA ligase produces the protein MAEFDPHVLEEKAVPPPVEFSKHARVRSLGEYRALCQRAEEDPAGFWSEQAELLHWFTPPTEVLVWNPPHARWFHDGTLNVSYNCLDRHVQLHPKKPALLWEAEDGKRLALTYTDLYEKTCRCANALKKLGVKSGDCVTIYMPMIPELAVAMLACARIGAMHSVVFGGFSAPALSDRMLDAKSRVLITADGGYRRGRIIPLKETADSALEKCPGVEKVLVVRRTGEKVNWNEGRDVWWHELVDASSSLAPAEPFPAEHPLFILYTSGTTGKPKGVLHTSAGYLMQCMWSTRMVFDLREEDVYWCTADIGWVTGHSYIVYGPLASGATVVMYEGAPDYPGRDRFWQIIGRYKVSIFYSSATAVRAFMSWGNAYLEKHDLSSLRLLGTVGEPINPAAWKWYHAIVGKGRCPIVDTWWQTETGSILISPLPGATPAKAGSATLPLPGVIARVLRMNGEEVPPGETGYLVIEQPWPSMMRTIYGDDERYRRDYWSRIPGKYFTGDAAQRDKDGYIWVLGRVDDVIKVAGHRLSSMEIESALVSHAAVAEAAVVSRPDDIKGEAIVVFCTLRSGHVASEELRGLVIEHVANVIGTIARPAEVRFADLLPKTRSGKIMRRLLRELAQKGSVTGDTTTLEDFSSIEKLAQEIGHDEE, from the coding sequence ATGGCCGAGTTTGACCCGCACGTACTGGAAGAGAAAGCCGTACCTCCTCCAGTGGAATTTTCCAAACACGCCCGCGTGCGCTCGCTGGGGGAATACCGCGCGCTGTGCCAGCGCGCTGAGGAGGACCCCGCGGGCTTCTGGAGCGAACAGGCCGAGCTGCTGCACTGGTTCACCCCGCCGACGGAGGTGCTGGTCTGGAACCCGCCGCACGCCCGCTGGTTTCACGACGGCACGCTGAATGTCAGCTACAACTGCCTGGACCGCCACGTCCAGCTGCACCCGAAAAAACCCGCGCTGCTCTGGGAAGCGGAAGACGGCAAACGCCTCGCGCTCACCTACACCGACCTCTATGAAAAGACCTGCCGCTGCGCCAACGCCCTGAAGAAGCTCGGCGTGAAATCCGGCGACTGCGTCACGATCTACATGCCCATGATTCCCGAGCTGGCCGTGGCCATGCTGGCCTGCGCGCGCATCGGGGCTATGCACTCCGTGGTCTTCGGGGGCTTCAGCGCCCCGGCGCTCTCCGACCGCATGCTGGACGCCAAGTCCCGCGTGCTGATCACCGCTGACGGCGGCTACCGCCGCGGCCGCATCATCCCGCTAAAAGAGACCGCCGACAGCGCCCTCGAGAAGTGCCCCGGCGTCGAGAAGGTCCTGGTGGTGCGCCGCACCGGTGAGAAGGTCAACTGGAACGAGGGCCGCGACGTCTGGTGGCACGAACTGGTCGACGCCTCTTCTTCGCTGGCCCCCGCCGAGCCCTTCCCGGCCGAGCATCCACTCTTCATCCTGTACACCAGCGGCACCACCGGAAAACCCAAAGGCGTCCTGCACACCTCCGCCGGCTACCTGATGCAGTGCATGTGGTCCACACGGATGGTTTTTGACCTGCGCGAGGAGGACGTTTACTGGTGCACCGCGGACATCGGGTGGGTCACCGGCCACAGTTACATCGTCTACGGGCCGCTGGCCAGCGGCGCCACGGTGGTGATGTACGAAGGCGCGCCGGACTATCCCGGGCGCGACCGTTTCTGGCAGATCATCGGCCGCTACAAGGTGAGCATCTTTTACAGCTCGGCCACCGCCGTGCGCGCCTTCATGTCCTGGGGCAACGCCTATCTGGAGAAGCACGACCTCTCGAGCCTGCGCCTGCTCGGCACGGTGGGCGAGCCCATCAATCCCGCGGCGTGGAAGTGGTACCACGCCATCGTGGGCAAGGGCCGCTGCCCCATCGTGGACACCTGGTGGCAGACGGAGACCGGCTCGATCCTCATCTCCCCGCTGCCCGGCGCCACACCCGCCAAGGCCGGTTCGGCCACGCTGCCCCTGCCCGGGGTGATCGCCCGCGTCCTGCGCATGAACGGCGAAGAGGTTCCGCCGGGGGAAACCGGCTACCTGGTTATCGAGCAGCCCTGGCCCTCGATGATGCGCACCATCTACGGCGACGACGAGCGCTACCGCCGCGACTACTGGAGCCGCATCCCCGGAAAATATTTCACCGGGGACGCCGCGCAGCGCGACAAGGACGGCTACATCTGGGTCCTCGGCCGCGTGGACGACGTCATCAAGGTCGCCGGGCACCGCCTCAGCTCCATGGAGATCGAAAGCGCGCTAGTGAGCCACGCGGCCGTCGCCGAAGCCGCCGTGGTCTCCCGCCCCGACGACATCAAGGGCGAAGCGATCGTGGTCTTCTGCACGCTGCGCTCGGGGCACGTGGCCTCCGAGGAGTTGCGCGGCCTGGTGATCGAGCACGTCGCGAACGTCATCGGCACCATCGCCCGGCCCGCCGAAGTGCGCTTTGCCGATCTCCTGCCGAAGACGCGCAGCGGCAAGATCATGCGCCGGCTGCTGCGCGAGCTGGCGCAGAAGGGCAGCGTCACCGGCGACACCACCACGCTCGAAGATTTCAGCTCGATTGAGAAGCTGGCCCAGGAAATCGGCCACGACGAGGAGTAA
- a CDS encoding DUF4412 domain-containing protein, with protein sequence MRIHKNVLYALLAGALLAGAGAVRAQEPPPPAAPPETMFFAQAEQMPEEMPGPPLGENVELLGFDEAPGQKTVKGAPFSATAVSETTHVLADGNRIHRTTQSALYRDSEGRFRREVTLPAIGPFAASGKIRSFIVLRDPAAGTAFVLQPEEKIARKLPPPRDGRHPAMRERFEERRKKMEASGELKTVSLGTRTIDGVSAEGTRHTRVIPAGQVGNDKPIEIVVERWYSKDLQTVVMTKRSDPRFGETTYQLTNIQRKEPDAKLFQVPADYTVKDAPARPMGRFGRRGRRPGMGRGPGPGQGQEQPPTPEP encoded by the coding sequence ATGAGGATACACAAGAATGTGCTGTACGCCCTATTGGCCGGTGCACTTCTGGCCGGCGCCGGCGCGGTCCGCGCTCAGGAACCACCCCCGCCCGCGGCGCCCCCGGAGACGATGTTTTTCGCGCAGGCCGAGCAGATGCCCGAAGAAATGCCGGGCCCGCCGCTGGGCGAAAATGTCGAATTGCTCGGTTTCGACGAAGCACCCGGGCAGAAAACGGTAAAGGGCGCGCCCTTCTCCGCCACGGCGGTCTCCGAGACGACGCACGTTCTCGCCGACGGCAACCGCATCCACCGCACGACGCAGTCCGCGCTCTACCGCGACAGCGAAGGGCGCTTCCGCCGGGAGGTCACGCTTCCGGCGATCGGGCCGTTTGCGGCCTCGGGAAAGATCCGTTCGTTCATCGTGCTGCGCGATCCGGCGGCGGGAACGGCTTTCGTGCTGCAACCGGAGGAGAAAATCGCGCGCAAGCTGCCCCCTCCGCGCGACGGCCGGCATCCGGCGATGAGGGAGAGGTTTGAGGAGCGCCGCAAGAAAATGGAAGCGTCCGGCGAATTGAAGACCGTCTCCCTGGGCACCAGGACCATCGACGGCGTTTCCGCGGAAGGCACTCGCCATACCCGCGTGATTCCCGCCGGGCAGGTCGGCAACGACAAACCGATCGAAATCGTTGTCGAGCGCTGGTATTCGAAAGATCTGCAAACCGTGGTGATGACCAAGCGCAGCGATCCGCGCTTCGGCGAAACCACCTATCAGCTCACCAACATCCAGCGCAAGGAACCGGACGCCAAGCTCTTCCAGGTACCGGCGGACTACACGGTCAAGGACGCGCCCGCACGGCCCATGGGCCGCTTCGGCCGGCGTGGCCGTAGGCCCGGTATGGGGCGCGGTCCGGGACCTGGGCAAGGCCAGGAGCAGCCACCCACACCGGAGCCCTAA
- a CDS encoding FAD-binding oxidoreductase → MSAPGNSVVARLEAIAGAEHVLAQAGERAACAVDGAAPAAVVRPASPEQVAEVVRLAGAEKLAVVPVGARTKLGIGHPPQRYDLALDLTRLDQIAHYDPGDLTLSVDAGMPLARLAERLAEHGQFVPLAAPWFQRATVGGTIASGVDSPLRQFYGTARDFVIGAEFVTGAGALGKSGGRVVKNVTGYDLHKLLIGSLGTLAVLTRVNFRTFPLPALSRGFVGAFATAQGALELRRRIAASPLTPVTLEIVSPELARLFAENSPGSLDAPLAAPGAWFHGEQWQLCAGFEGSEAVVARYSRDLTRLAGEAGAAGVQILDEETQPLVWTRLRECIPLVLEASPAAAIFKLSLLPGQFAAAFETLRAAAARHALPCALLARGSGALYFALLPERNDADALARLASAAATVFEIAAAGGGHAALPWCPAALKRSVSVWGAPRADFALLPRVKSAFDPAGILAPGRFAGGI, encoded by the coding sequence ATGAGCGCTCCGGGCAACTCCGTCGTCGCGCGTCTCGAAGCTATCGCCGGCGCGGAGCACGTCCTGGCGCAGGCGGGCGAGCGCGCAGCTTGCGCCGTGGACGGCGCCGCGCCCGCGGCGGTGGTGCGCCCGGCGTCGCCCGAGCAGGTCGCCGAGGTTGTGCGCTTGGCCGGCGCGGAAAAACTCGCCGTCGTGCCCGTGGGCGCGCGCACCAAGCTGGGCATCGGACACCCGCCACAGCGCTACGACCTGGCGCTGGACCTCACGCGGCTCGACCAGATCGCACACTACGATCCCGGGGACCTCACGCTCAGCGTGGACGCGGGCATGCCGCTGGCGCGGCTGGCGGAGAGGCTCGCCGAGCACGGGCAATTCGTGCCGCTGGCGGCGCCGTGGTTCCAGCGCGCGACGGTCGGCGGCACCATCGCTTCCGGCGTGGATTCGCCGCTGCGCCAGTTCTATGGCACGGCGCGCGACTTCGTGATCGGCGCGGAATTCGTCACCGGCGCGGGCGCGCTGGGCAAGAGCGGCGGGCGGGTGGTGAAAAACGTGACCGGCTACGATCTGCACAAGCTGCTCATCGGATCGCTGGGCACGCTGGCGGTGCTCACGCGCGTCAATTTCCGGACGTTTCCCCTGCCGGCGTTGAGCCGCGGTTTCGTGGGCGCATTTGCCACGGCGCAAGGCGCGCTGGAGCTGCGCCGGCGCATTGCGGCCTCGCCACTGACGCCGGTGACGCTGGAAATTGTCAGTCCGGAGCTGGCGCGGCTGTTTGCCGAGAATAGTCCGGGCTCGCTGGACGCGCCGCTCGCCGCGCCGGGCGCATGGTTCCACGGAGAACAATGGCAGCTCTGCGCGGGTTTCGAAGGGAGCGAGGCGGTCGTGGCGCGCTATTCCCGCGACCTCACGCGGCTCGCCGGGGAGGCCGGCGCCGCGGGCGTGCAGATCCTCGACGAGGAGACGCAGCCGCTGGTCTGGACGCGCCTGCGCGAATGCATTCCGCTGGTGCTGGAAGCTTCGCCCGCCGCCGCGATTTTCAAGCTCAGCCTGCTGCCCGGGCAGTTCGCTGCGGCTTTCGAAACGCTGCGGGCCGCCGCCGCGCGGCACGCGCTGCCCTGCGCCCTGCTGGCGCGCGGCTCCGGCGCGCTCTATTTTGCGCTGTTGCCGGAGCGCAACGACGCCGATGCGCTGGCGCGCCTGGCCTCCGCCGCCGCAACGGTTTTCGAAATTGCCGCCGCGGGCGGCGGTCACGCCGCGCTTCCCTGGTGCCCCGCGGCGCTGAAACGAAGCGTCTCCGTATGGGGAGCGCCACGCGCGGATTTTGCGCTCCTGCCGCGCGTGAAGAGCGCGTTCGACCCGGCGGGGATTCTCGCGCCCGGCCGCTTTGCGGGAGGAATCTGA